One window of the Manihot esculenta cultivar AM560-2 chromosome 14, M.esculenta_v8, whole genome shotgun sequence genome contains the following:
- the LOC110600423 gene encoding copper-transporting ATPase HMA4 isoform X1, with protein MSLIIQNGKMEANGRADLKAPLLQPPDGVAIAVPKEKDHRDKKLKTIKLKIGDIKCSSCATSIESVLGELNGVERTIVSPLDGHAAISYIPDLVTAQKIRETIEGAGFSVDEFPEQEMSVCRLRIKGMACTSCSESVERALLMVNGIKKAVVGLALEEAKIHFDQNLTDTDHIIEAVEDAGFGAELISSGNDMNKVHLKIEGVNSIEDATTIQAFLESSQGVNHVEMDLAEHKVTINYDPDLTGPRSLIQRVEEASLGPIIYHASLYVPPRRRETEKLQEIRTYRNQFFMSCLFSVPVFLFSMVLPMLHPYGNWLEYRIQNMLSIGMLLRWILCTPVQFIVGRRFYVGSYHALRRKSANMDVLVALGTNAAYFYSVYIVIKAMTSKKFEGQDFFETSAMLISFILLGKYLEVLAKGKTSDALAKLTELSPETAYLITRDSDGNVVSEMEISTELIQRNDVIKIVPGAKVPVDGIVIDGQSHVNESMITGEARPIAKRPGDKVIGGTMNENGCLLVKATHVGSETALSQIVQLVEAAQLARAPVQKLADQISKFFVPTVVIAAFITWLGWFIPGEAGLYPSHWIPKAMDGFELALQFGISVLVVACPCALGLATPTAVMVATGKGASQGVLIKGGDALEKAYKVKTVIFDKTGTLTVGKPVVVSAVLFSSFSMEEFCDMATAAEVNSEHPIAKAVVEHAKRLRQKVGSSAVHVAEAKDFEVHTGAGVSGKVGEKMVLVGNKRLMRACNVTIGTEVENYISENEQLARTCVLVSIDGKIAGAFAVTDPVKPEAGRVISYLHSMGISAIMVTGDNWATAAAIAKEVGIGKVFAETDPMGKADRIKDLQGKGITVAMVGDGINDSPALVAADVGMAIGAGTDVAIEAADIVLIKSNLEDVVTAIDLSRKTILRIRLNYVWALGYNILGMPIAAGILYPFIGIRLPPWLAGACMAASSISVVCSSLLLQSYKKPLHSANS; from the exons ATGAGCTTAATCATTCAGAACGGTAAAATGGAAGCTAATGGGAGAGCTGACCTCAAGGCACCTTTGCTGCAGCCTCCAGATGGTGTTGCAATTGCTGTTCCTAAAGAAAAGGATCACAGAGATAAGAAGCTTAAAACAATTAAGTTAAAAATAGGGGACATCAAGTGCAGCTCTTGTGCAACATCCATAGAATCTGTGTTGGGAGAGCTTAATGGAGTTGAGAGGACTATTGTATCGCCCCTTGATGGCCATGCTGCTATCTCTTACATACCAGACCTTGTTACT gcTCAAAAAATTAGGGAAACCATCGAAGGTGCTGGATTTTCTGTTGATGAGTTCCCAGAACAAGAAATGTCAGTATGCCGGCTTAGGATTAAGGGAATGGCATGCACTAGTTGCTCTGAGTCTGTTGAACGTGCACTTCTTATGGTTAATGGAATAAAAAAAGCAGTGGTTGGTCTAGCTCTTGAAGAAGCAAAGATTCACTTTGATCAGAACCTTACTGATACAGATCACATCATAGAAGCAGTAGAAGATGCTGGTTTTGGAGCTGAACTCATCAGTTCTGGTAATGATATGAACAAAGTGCATCTAAAAATTGAAGGAGTTAATTCCATAGAAGATGCGACCACTATTCAAGCCTTCCTTGAGTCATCACAAGGTGTGAATCATGTCGAAATGGACCTTGCAGAACATAAGGTAACTATTAACTATGACCCAGACCTTACAGGTCCAAGATCTCTTATACAGCGTGTTGAAGAAGCTTCCCTAGGTCCCATCATTTACCATGCAAGCTTGTATGTGCCTCCTAGGCGAAGAGAAACAGAGAAGCTGCAAGAAATTCGGACTTACAGAAACCAATTTTTCATGAGTTGCCTTTTCTCAGTTCCAGTGTTTCTATTTTCCATGGTACTTCCAATGCTTCATCCATATGGTAACTGGTTAGAGTACAGGATTCAAAACATGCTTAGCATTGGAATGCTTCTTAGGTGGATTCTGTGCACACCTGTACAGTTCATTGTTGGCCGAAG GTTCTATGTGGGATCTTACCATGCATTGCGACGGAAATCCGCCAATATGGATGTTTTGGTTGCGCTAGGCACCAATGCTGCTTACTTTTACTCTGTATATATAGTGATAAAAGCAATGACTTCTAAGAAATTTGAAGGGCAAGATTTCTTTGAGACAAGTGCCATGTTGATTTCTTTTATTCTCTTGGGGAAGTATTTGGAGGTTCTTGCTAAAGGAAAGACTTCAGATGCTTTAGCGAAGTTGACGGAACTTTCTCCTGAAACAGCATACCTGATAACACGAGATAGTGATGGAAATGTTGTTTCAGAGATGGAAATCAGTACTGAACTGATACAAAGGAATGATGTAATAAAGATTGTTCCAGGGGCAAAAGTTCCTGTTGATGGGATTGTCATAGATGGTCAAAGCCATGTGAATGAAAGTATGATTACGGGTGAGGCAAGACCTATTGCTAAAAGACCCGGTGACAAG GTAATTGGTGGGACCATGAATGAGAATGGGTGCTTACTGGTTAAGGCTACTCATGTTGGGTCAGAAACTGCACTTTCGCAAATTGTTCAACTTGTAGAAGCTGCTCAGCTTGCCAGGGCCCCCGTTCAGAAACTAGCGGaccaaatctccaagtttttTGTTCCCACA GTTGTTATTGCAGCCTTTATAACATGGCTGGGATGGTTTATTCCTGGAGAAGCTGGTCTTTACCCTAGCCATTGGATACCAAAAGCCATGGACGGATTTGAGCTTGCTCTGCAGTTTGGTATATCCGTACTGGTGGTAGCCTGTCCATGTGCTCTGGGGCTAGCAACACCAACGGCGGTCATGGTAGCCACAGGCAAGGGTGCTTCTCAAGGTGTGCTCATCAAAGGTGGAGATGCACTTGAAAAGGCATACAag GTGAAGACAGTTATCTTTGACAAGACAGGTACATTAACAGTTGGAAAACCAGTAGTAGTTAGTGCTGTGCTCTTCTCTAGTTTCTCAATGGAGGAATTTTGTGATATGGCTACAGCTGCTGAG GTGAATAGTGAACACCCAATAGCAAAAGCTGTGGTGGAGCATGCTAAGAGGCTACGCCAGAAGGTTGGGTCTAGTGCAGTACATGTTGCCGAGGCTAAAGACTTTGAGGTGCACACTGGAGCTGGGGTGAGCGGAAAAGTGGGTGAAAAAATGGTTTTGGTTGGGAATAAGAGGCTCATGCGGGCTTGTAATGTCACAATTGGCACTGAGGTTGAGAACTACATTTCAGAAAATGAACAGCTGGCTAGAACATGTGTGCTAGTTTCTATTGATGGAAAAATTGCAGGAGCGTTTGCGGTTACTGATCCAGTAAAGCCAGAAGCTGGGCGGGTTATTTCCTATCTTCATTCCATGGGCATTTCAGCCATCATGGTGACTGGTGATAATTGGGCTACAGCAGCTGCTATTGCAAAGGAGGTTGGAATTGGAAAGGTGTTTGCCGAGACGGATCCAATGGGAAAGGCAGATAGGATCAAAGACTTGCAG GGAAAAGGGATAACTGTGGCAATGGTGGGAGATGGAATAAATGACTCACCAGCTTTGGTTGCAGCTGATGTTGGCATGGCAATTGGTGCTGGCACCGATGTAGCCATTGAGGCAGCTGATATTGTTCTCATCAAAAGTAACTTAGAAGATGTGGTTACAGCCATAGATCTATCAAGAAAGACCATTTTGCGCATTCGGCTAAACTATGTGTGGGCCCTTGGTTATAACATACTTGGCATGCCTATTGCTGCTGGAATCCTGTACCCATTCATTGGAATTCGGTTGCCACCTTGGCTTGCTGGTGCTTGCATGGCTGCTTCATCAATTAGTGTTGTTTGTTCTTCGTTATTATTGCAGTCTTATAAGAAACCTTTGCACTCTGCAAATTCTTGA
- the LOC110600423 gene encoding copper-transporting ATPase HMA4 isoform X2 — MSVCRLRIKGMACTSCSESVERALLMVNGIKKAVVGLALEEAKIHFDQNLTDTDHIIEAVEDAGFGAELISSGNDMNKVHLKIEGVNSIEDATTIQAFLESSQGVNHVEMDLAEHKVTINYDPDLTGPRSLIQRVEEASLGPIIYHASLYVPPRRRETEKLQEIRTYRNQFFMSCLFSVPVFLFSMVLPMLHPYGNWLEYRIQNMLSIGMLLRWILCTPVQFIVGRRFYVGSYHALRRKSANMDVLVALGTNAAYFYSVYIVIKAMTSKKFEGQDFFETSAMLISFILLGKYLEVLAKGKTSDALAKLTELSPETAYLITRDSDGNVVSEMEISTELIQRNDVIKIVPGAKVPVDGIVIDGQSHVNESMITGEARPIAKRPGDKVIGGTMNENGCLLVKATHVGSETALSQIVQLVEAAQLARAPVQKLADQISKFFVPTVVIAAFITWLGWFIPGEAGLYPSHWIPKAMDGFELALQFGISVLVVACPCALGLATPTAVMVATGKGASQGVLIKGGDALEKAYKVKTVIFDKTGTLTVGKPVVVSAVLFSSFSMEEFCDMATAAEVNSEHPIAKAVVEHAKRLRQKVGSSAVHVAEAKDFEVHTGAGVSGKVGEKMVLVGNKRLMRACNVTIGTEVENYISENEQLARTCVLVSIDGKIAGAFAVTDPVKPEAGRVISYLHSMGISAIMVTGDNWATAAAIAKEVGIGKVFAETDPMGKADRIKDLQGKGITVAMVGDGINDSPALVAADVGMAIGAGTDVAIEAADIVLIKSNLEDVVTAIDLSRKTILRIRLNYVWALGYNILGMPIAAGILYPFIGIRLPPWLAGACMAASSISVVCSSLLLQSYKKPLHSANS; from the exons ATGTCAGTATGCCGGCTTAGGATTAAGGGAATGGCATGCACTAGTTGCTCTGAGTCTGTTGAACGTGCACTTCTTATGGTTAATGGAATAAAAAAAGCAGTGGTTGGTCTAGCTCTTGAAGAAGCAAAGATTCACTTTGATCAGAACCTTACTGATACAGATCACATCATAGAAGCAGTAGAAGATGCTGGTTTTGGAGCTGAACTCATCAGTTCTGGTAATGATATGAACAAAGTGCATCTAAAAATTGAAGGAGTTAATTCCATAGAAGATGCGACCACTATTCAAGCCTTCCTTGAGTCATCACAAGGTGTGAATCATGTCGAAATGGACCTTGCAGAACATAAGGTAACTATTAACTATGACCCAGACCTTACAGGTCCAAGATCTCTTATACAGCGTGTTGAAGAAGCTTCCCTAGGTCCCATCATTTACCATGCAAGCTTGTATGTGCCTCCTAGGCGAAGAGAAACAGAGAAGCTGCAAGAAATTCGGACTTACAGAAACCAATTTTTCATGAGTTGCCTTTTCTCAGTTCCAGTGTTTCTATTTTCCATGGTACTTCCAATGCTTCATCCATATGGTAACTGGTTAGAGTACAGGATTCAAAACATGCTTAGCATTGGAATGCTTCTTAGGTGGATTCTGTGCACACCTGTACAGTTCATTGTTGGCCGAAG GTTCTATGTGGGATCTTACCATGCATTGCGACGGAAATCCGCCAATATGGATGTTTTGGTTGCGCTAGGCACCAATGCTGCTTACTTTTACTCTGTATATATAGTGATAAAAGCAATGACTTCTAAGAAATTTGAAGGGCAAGATTTCTTTGAGACAAGTGCCATGTTGATTTCTTTTATTCTCTTGGGGAAGTATTTGGAGGTTCTTGCTAAAGGAAAGACTTCAGATGCTTTAGCGAAGTTGACGGAACTTTCTCCTGAAACAGCATACCTGATAACACGAGATAGTGATGGAAATGTTGTTTCAGAGATGGAAATCAGTACTGAACTGATACAAAGGAATGATGTAATAAAGATTGTTCCAGGGGCAAAAGTTCCTGTTGATGGGATTGTCATAGATGGTCAAAGCCATGTGAATGAAAGTATGATTACGGGTGAGGCAAGACCTATTGCTAAAAGACCCGGTGACAAG GTAATTGGTGGGACCATGAATGAGAATGGGTGCTTACTGGTTAAGGCTACTCATGTTGGGTCAGAAACTGCACTTTCGCAAATTGTTCAACTTGTAGAAGCTGCTCAGCTTGCCAGGGCCCCCGTTCAGAAACTAGCGGaccaaatctccaagtttttTGTTCCCACA GTTGTTATTGCAGCCTTTATAACATGGCTGGGATGGTTTATTCCTGGAGAAGCTGGTCTTTACCCTAGCCATTGGATACCAAAAGCCATGGACGGATTTGAGCTTGCTCTGCAGTTTGGTATATCCGTACTGGTGGTAGCCTGTCCATGTGCTCTGGGGCTAGCAACACCAACGGCGGTCATGGTAGCCACAGGCAAGGGTGCTTCTCAAGGTGTGCTCATCAAAGGTGGAGATGCACTTGAAAAGGCATACAag GTGAAGACAGTTATCTTTGACAAGACAGGTACATTAACAGTTGGAAAACCAGTAGTAGTTAGTGCTGTGCTCTTCTCTAGTTTCTCAATGGAGGAATTTTGTGATATGGCTACAGCTGCTGAG GTGAATAGTGAACACCCAATAGCAAAAGCTGTGGTGGAGCATGCTAAGAGGCTACGCCAGAAGGTTGGGTCTAGTGCAGTACATGTTGCCGAGGCTAAAGACTTTGAGGTGCACACTGGAGCTGGGGTGAGCGGAAAAGTGGGTGAAAAAATGGTTTTGGTTGGGAATAAGAGGCTCATGCGGGCTTGTAATGTCACAATTGGCACTGAGGTTGAGAACTACATTTCAGAAAATGAACAGCTGGCTAGAACATGTGTGCTAGTTTCTATTGATGGAAAAATTGCAGGAGCGTTTGCGGTTACTGATCCAGTAAAGCCAGAAGCTGGGCGGGTTATTTCCTATCTTCATTCCATGGGCATTTCAGCCATCATGGTGACTGGTGATAATTGGGCTACAGCAGCTGCTATTGCAAAGGAGGTTGGAATTGGAAAGGTGTTTGCCGAGACGGATCCAATGGGAAAGGCAGATAGGATCAAAGACTTGCAG GGAAAAGGGATAACTGTGGCAATGGTGGGAGATGGAATAAATGACTCACCAGCTTTGGTTGCAGCTGATGTTGGCATGGCAATTGGTGCTGGCACCGATGTAGCCATTGAGGCAGCTGATATTGTTCTCATCAAAAGTAACTTAGAAGATGTGGTTACAGCCATAGATCTATCAAGAAAGACCATTTTGCGCATTCGGCTAAACTATGTGTGGGCCCTTGGTTATAACATACTTGGCATGCCTATTGCTGCTGGAATCCTGTACCCATTCATTGGAATTCGGTTGCCACCTTGGCTTGCTGGTGCTTGCATGGCTGCTTCATCAATTAGTGTTGTTTGTTCTTCGTTATTATTGCAGTCTTATAAGAAACCTTTGCACTCTGCAAATTCTTGA